One genomic segment of Ricinus communis isolate WT05 ecotype wild-type chromosome 3, ASM1957865v1, whole genome shotgun sequence includes these proteins:
- the LOC107261263 gene encoding LOW QUALITY PROTEIN: ribulose bisphosphate carboxylase large chain (The sequence of the model RefSeq protein was modified relative to this genomic sequence to represent the inferred CDS: inserted 8 bases in 5 codons; deleted 1 base in 1 codon), producing MSCREGLMSPERETKASVGFGGVKDYKLTYYTPNMKPKIDILATFRVTPRLELXARGSEAGSMNLLGTWTTVWADGLTGLDRYKGRCYHIEPVLGRRKSIYCLCSLPLDLLKKVHITNMFTSIVGNVFGFKALLALNAEDFRILTAYTKLSKGLHGIQVERDKLNKYGXASLGCTIKPKLGLSFKNTVGGFMNVCGGLDFTKDDENVNSQPFMRWRQILXFVLEAIYKAVKQGEIKGHYLNAXAGTCEEMIKXVFAGELGVPIVMHDYLTGGFTANTTLAHYCRDNGLLLHIGLKGASKISKGFNEFTNIAHGILIPNKREQIIKIPA from the exons ATGAGTTGTAGGGAGGGACTTATGTCACCTGAGCGAGAGACTAAAGCAAGTGTTGGGTTCGGTGGTGTTAAAGATTATAAATTGACTTATTATACTCCGAATATGAAACCAAAGATCGATATCTTGGCGACATTCAGAGTAACTCCTCGACTGGAGTT CGCACGAGGAAGCGAGGCTGGCAGCATGAATCTTCTTGGTACATGGACAACTGTGTGGGCCGATGGGCTTACCGGTCTTGATCGTTATAAAGGACGATGCTACCACATTGAGCCCGTTCTTGGGAgaagaaaatcaatttattgCTTATGTAGCTTACCCTTAGACCTTTTGAAGAAGGTTCACATTACTAACATGTTTACTTCCATTGTGGGTAATGTATTTGGGTTCAAAGCCCTACTGGCG CTAAATGCGGAGGATTTCAGAATCCTCACTGCTTATACAAAACTTTCCAAGGGCCTTCATGGCATCCAAGTTGAGAGAGATAAATTGAACAAGTATGG GGCCTCATTGGGTTGTACTATTAAACCTAAATTGGGGCTGTCATTTAAGAATACAGTAGGCGGGTTTATGAATGTCTGTGGTGGACTTGATTTTACCAAAGATGATGAGAACGTGAACTCCCAACCATTTATGCGTTGGAGGCAGATTC ATTTTGTCTTAGAAGCAATTTATAAAGCCGTGAAACAGGGTGAAATCAAAGGACATTATTTGAATG CTGCAGGTACATGCGAAGAAATGATCAA GGTATTTGCCGGAGAATTAGGAGTTCCTATCGTAATGCATGACTACTTAACAGGGGGATTCACTGCAAATACTACCTTGGCTCATTATTGCCGAGATAATGGTTTACTTCTTCAcattggattgaagggagcatctaaaatatcaaaaggatTTAATGAATTCACCAACATAGCAcatggcattttaatcccaaatAAGAGAGagcaaatcataaaaattccagcataa